The Triticum aestivum cultivar Chinese Spring chromosome 7B, IWGSC CS RefSeq v2.1, whole genome shotgun sequence genome window below encodes:
- the LOC780661 gene encoding serine/arginine-rich splicing factor SR45a isoform X2, whose amino-acid sequence MSHSNEVRYTARSITPPADRDSGSKSPPPRRRAASKSPPLPPPPPFPPKGVRTISRSPPPSSRRRSVSRSPPPKRRGRSRSRSRSRNRSRSRSRDKDDVRNPGNNLYVTGLSTRTQETDLEKFFSKEGKVKDCRVVIDPRTKESRGFAFVTMENVEDARRCIKYLHRTVLEGRLISVAKAKRTRERTPTPGEYCGPRGGRSRVEPRRSRSPRRSSRSSRDRSRSPAARRDRDSRDRKRD is encoded by the exons ATGTCGCATTCCAACGAAGTAAG GTACACCGCGCGCTCCATCACGCCTCCGGCAGACAGGGACAGCGGCTCCAAGTCGCCCCCACCACGGAG GCGCGCGGCTTCCAAGTCGCCTcccctgcctccccctccccctttcccTCCCAAGGGGGTGCGCACCATCTCGAGGTCGCCTCCACCTAGTAGTAGAAGACGCAGCGTCTCGAGGTCCCCTCCACCAAAGAGGCGCGGCAGGTCCAGGTCCAGGTCCAGGTCCAGGAACAGGAGCCGCTCCAG GAGCAGAGACAAAGACGATGTGAGGAATCCTGGCAACAACCTCTATGTCACTGGACTGTCCACACGGACGCAGGAAACTGACCTGGAGAAGTTCTTCAGCAAAGAGGGCAAG GTTAAAGACTGCCGTGTCGTTATCGATCCTCGTACGAAAGAATCACGTGGCTTTGCGTTCGTGACCATGGAGAATGTTGAGGATGCAAGGCGCTGCATCAAGTACCTGCACCGTACTGTACTTGAAGGCCGCCTCATCAGTGTGGCAAAG GCAAAGAGAACTCGTGAGAGGACCCCTACCCCTGGAGAATACTGTGGTCCGAGAG GCGGGCGCTCCCGGGTGGAGCCGCGGCGGAGCCGTTCTCCACGCCGTTCCAGCAGGTCGTCGAGGGACCGGTCAAGGTCGCCGGCCGCAAGGAGGGACAGGGACAGCAGGGACAGGAAGCGCGACTGA
- the LOC780661 gene encoding serine/arginine-rich splicing factor SR45a isoform X1 — protein sequence MSHSNEVRYTARSITPPADRDSGSKSPPPRRRAASKSPPPRRRAASKSPPLPPPPPFPPKGVRTISRSPPPSSRRRSVSRSPPPKRRGRSRSRSRSRNRSRSRSRDKDDVRNPGNNLYVTGLSTRTQETDLEKFFSKEGKVKDCRVVIDPRTKESRGFAFVTMENVEDARRCIKYLHRTVLEGRLISVAKAKRTRERTPTPGEYCGPRGGRSRVEPRRSRSPRRSSRSSRDRSRSPAARRDRDSRDRKRD from the exons ATGTCGCATTCCAACGAAGTAAG GTACACCGCGCGCTCCATCACGCCTCCGGCAGACAGGGACAGCGGCTCCAAGTCGCCCCCACCACGGAGGCGCGCGGCTTCCAAGTCGCCCCCACCACGGAGGCGCGCGGCTTCCAAGTCGCCTcccctgcctccccctccccctttcccTCCCAAGGGGGTGCGCACCATCTCGAGGTCGCCTCCACCTAGTAGTAGAAGACGCAGCGTCTCGAGGTCCCCTCCACCAAAGAGGCGCGGCAGGTCCAGGTCCAGGTCCAGGTCCAGGAACAGGAGCCGCTCCAG GAGCAGAGACAAAGACGATGTGAGGAATCCTGGCAACAACCTCTATGTCACTGGACTGTCCACACGGACGCAGGAAACTGACCTGGAGAAGTTCTTCAGCAAAGAGGGCAAG GTTAAAGACTGCCGTGTCGTTATCGATCCTCGTACGAAAGAATCACGTGGCTTTGCGTTCGTGACCATGGAGAATGTTGAGGATGCAAGGCGCTGCATCAAGTACCTGCACCGTACTGTACTTGAAGGCCGCCTCATCAGTGTGGCAAAG GCAAAGAGAACTCGTGAGAGGACCCCTACCCCTGGAGAATACTGTGGTCCGAGAG GCGGGCGCTCCCGGGTGGAGCCGCGGCGGAGCCGTTCTCCACGCCGTTCCAGCAGGTCGTCGAGGGACCGGTCAAGGTCGCCGGCCGCAAGGAGGGACAGGGACAGCAGGGACAGGAAGCGCGACTGA
- the LOC123156835 gene encoding uncharacterized protein isoform X2 — translation MSMSSIHLFPSYSIECATDPTAAAAPIPLGPPDSACPSPSAAAAPLPFGPADSLCPSPSAAATMDDFVLRSGVRVGLKREFAFAIASQAALAPSLGRTRSSRSSTAAAVLSPPTTKPKPSSRSSKRSRPSASAPAKRARSRPPDPDPAAADPPRDPPPPPAAADADVPVDAPFAAATPIANGPQLPPAAADGDAPVRAPLAAASPTANGPQPPPAAAVAVAGDEPVLALFAANAPTTSAPQPPPQQRQQEEAFFIPPETPPRRVTRSMLSPAPAPATAPPQPARPRPKPKPMLKPKQEPVDEPTDHLQPYPGGLTGGVASPASPRRFTRSLLQQVKQPPTDDGDNDESGTTTASSSPSPSPKSKSTKRGASLKAKSEGPDGIPKNLRELFATGLLEGQPVNYFMNKGKRPVLRGVIKDTGILCSCTSCKGRNVVSPFYFEVHAGSHKKRPSDYIFLESGNTLHDVLRACTDATVDTLESAILGAIGPVPKKRTVTCQDCKSSFKTSRAGKFASFCEICLESKEVQSTARPRGRPPKNLSPGTKTTSAASPTSSYGAKTTRAGSPTSYGRVPRNFYPVAKTISAAASPTSSGRVPKNFSPGSKPTSAGRITRKDHGLHKLVFMSGVLAEGTDVGYYVQGKRLLDGHITEHGIYCYCCNTVVSPSQFEGHAGRAARRKPYHNIYISNGVSLHELSVSLSKGRKPSEKQNDDLCTICSDGGELLLCDSCPRAFHRECVGLSSVPKGAWCCRYCENRQQREGYLAYNNNAIAAGRVDGVDSIGQIFMRSIRIATAPQGAFGGCALCKQHDFGKRKFSERTVLLCDQCGREYHVGCLKEHNMADLTALPEGAWFCSTVCVEICEALKDLVSRGAEPVPAVDADLIKKKRAEKGLNDDGDLDVRWRVLRDKSSEDSKLVLSKAVGIFHESFDPIIQAGTGRDLIPAMVYGRSVRDQDYTGMYCAVLTVGKTVVSAGLFRVMGNVAAELPLVATSRDNQGLGYFQALFACIERVLSSLKVKHFVLPAAEEAVLIWTQRFGFGKITQDKLLEYLKGGRPTVFHGTSTLHKPIPVAEAEAEADARVPEEEEEAPVPVPEEGEPVPEEEEGEPVPDEEEGEPVPEEEEEE, via the exons ATGTCTATGTCTTCCATCCATCTTTTCCCCTCGTATTCAATTGAATGCGCCACcgatcccaccgccgccgccgcccccatcccGTTGGGGCCGCCGGATTCGGCCTGCCCtagccctagcgccgccgccgcccccctcccgtTCGGGCCGGCGGATTCGCTCTGCCccagccctagcgccgccgccaccatGGACGACTTCGTGCTCCGCTCCGGCGTGCGCGTGGGGCTGAAGCGGGAGTTCGCCTTCGCCATCGCCTCCCAGGCCGCCCTCGCCCCCTCCCTCGGCCGCACCCGCTCCTCCCGctcatccaccgccgccgccgtcctctcccCGCCGACCACCAAGCCCAagccctcctcccgctcctccaagCGCTCCCGCCCATCGGCCTCGGCGCCGGCCAAGCGCGCCCGCTCGCGGCCCCCGGATCCGGACCCCGCCGCCGCGGATCCGCCGCGGGATCCTCctcctccccccgccgccgccgacgcggaTGTGCCGGTTGACGCACCGTTCGCTGCCGCCACGCCCATCGCAAACGGGCCCCAactgcctcccgccgccgccgacggggatGCGCCGGTGCGCGCCCCGCTCGCTGCCGCCTCGCCCACCGCAAACGGGCCccagccgcctcccgccgccgccgtcgccgtcgccggggaTGAGCCGGTGCTCGCCCTATTCGCCGCCAACGCGCCCACCACAAGCGCGCCCCAACCGCCTCCGCAGCAGAGGCAGCAGGAGGAGGCCTTCTTCATCCCGCCGGAGACGCCGCCCAGGCGGGTCACCCGCTCCATGCTCTCCCCTGCCCCCGCCCCCGCCACCGCTCCCCCCCAGCCCGCCAGACCCAGACCCAAACCCAAACCCATGCTCAAGCCCAAGCAGGAGCCCGTGGACGAGCCCACCGACCACCTCCAGCCCTACCCCGGGGGACTCACCGGAGGCGTAGCAAGCCCGGCCTCGCCGCGCCGCTTCACCAGGTCGCTCTTGCAACAGGTCAAGCAGCCGCCCACCGACGACGGCGACAACGACGAGTCAGGCACCACCACCGCCAGCAGCTCCCCGTCGCCCTCCCCCAAGAGCAAGAGCACCAAGCGCGGCGCCAGCCTCAAGGCCAAGTCAGAGGGGCCAGATGGAATCCCCAAGAACCTCAGGGAGCTCTTCGCCACCGGCTTGCTCGAGGGCCAGCCCGTCAACTACTTCATGAACAAGGGGAAG CGACCAGTACTCCGTGGAGTCATCAAAGACACCGGCATATTGTGCTCTTGCACTTCATGTAAAGGCCGAAAT GTCGTTTCACCTTTTTATTTCGAGGTGCATGCCGGGAGTCATAAAAAGCGACCCTCCGATTACATTTTCCTGGAAAGTGGAAATACTCTGCATGATGTATTGAGGGCGTGCACGGATGCTACCGTAGACACACTGGAATCTGCAATACTGGGAGCAATAGGCCCTGTGCCTAAGAAGAGGACAGTGACGTGCCAGGACTGCAAAA GTTCGTTCAAAACTTCCCGCGCTGGAAAATTTGCTTCCTTCTGCGAGATATGTCTGGAGTCTAAGGAAGTTCAGAGTACGGCAAG GCCGAGAGGACGGCCACCTAAGAATCTCTCCCCAGGGACGAAAACCACAAGTGCAGCAAGCCCAACTTCATCATATG GAGCGAAGACCACACGCGCAGGAAGTCCAACTTCATACGGCAGGGTGCCTAGGAATTTCTACCCAGTAGCCAAGACAATAAGTGCAGCAGCAAGCCCAACTTCATCTGGCAGGGTGCCTAAGAATTTCTCCCCAGGATCGAAGCCTACAAGTGCAGGAAGAATTACAAGAAA GGACCATGGCTTGCACAAGTTGGTTTTCATGAGTGGTGTTTTGGCAGAGGGCACAGACGTCGGCTATTATGTCCAGGGAAAG AGGTTGCTGGATGGCCACATAACGGAACATGGAATCTATTGTTATTGCTGCAACACAGTG GTTAGCCCTTCACAGTTTGAAGGCCACGCTGGCCGAGCTGCTCGACGCAAACC TTACCACAACATATACATTTCCAATGGCGTTTCACTACACGAGCTGTCGGTTTCTCTTTCAAAAGGCCGAAAACCTTCAGAAAAGCAGAACGATGACTTATGCACCATCTGTTCAGATGGCGGGGAGCTTCTTCTTTGTGACTCCTGTCCGAGAGCTTTTCACAGAG AATGTGTTGGCTTGTCTTCTGTACCGAAGGGAGCTTGGTGTTGCCGGTATTGTGAAAATAGGCAACAGAGAGAAGGTTATTTGGCATACAACAACAATGCAATAGCCGCTGGGAGGGTCGATGGAGTTGATTCCATCGGACAAATATTTATGCGGTCGATCCGTATTGCCACAGCACCTCAGGGTGCATTTGGTGGATGCGCATTGTGCAA GCAACATGATTTTGGCAAAAGGAAATTTAGCGAACGAACTGTGCTGCTCTGTGATCAA TGTGGGAGGGAATATCACGTTGGATGCCTGAAAGAACACAACATGGCTGACTTGACG GCATTGCCCGAGGGAGCATGGTTTTGTTCCACTGTATGTGTGGAGATCTGCGAGGCACTGAAGGACCTAGTCAGTCGTGGAGCAGAACCTGTTCCTGCCGTGGATGCTGATCTCATAAAGAAGAAGCGTGCGGAGAAAGGTTTGAACGACGATGGCGACCTTGATGTTAGATGGAGGGTTTTGAGGGACAAAAGTTCAGAAGATAGTAAACTGGTGCTGTCCAAGGCGGTTGGTATTTTCCAT GAATCATTTGATCCTATCATCCAAGCTGGGACTGGGCGAGACCTGATTCCAGCCATGGTCTATGG GAGGAGCGTAAGGGATCAAGATTACACAGGGATGTACTGTGCGGTGTTAACTGTCGG CAAGACGGTGGTTTCTGCTGGACTCTTCCGTGTGATGGGCAACGTAGCCGCGGAGCTCCCCTTGGTCGCGACGAGCAGGGATAACCAAGGCTTG GGGTACTTCCAGGCGCTGTTTGCGTGCATCGAGCGGGTGCTGTCGTCCCTGAAGGTGAAGCACTTTGTgctgccggcggcggaggaggcggtgtTGATCTGGACGCAGCGGTTCGGGTTTGGCAAGATAACCCAGGACAAG CTGCTGGAGTACCTCAAGGGCGGGCGGCCGACGGTGTTCCATGGCACGTCGACCCTGCACAAGCCTATCCCGGTGgctgaggcggaggcggaggcggatgcGCGGGTgcctgaggaggaggaagaagcgcCGGTGCCGGTGCCGGAGGAAGGAGAGCCGGTgcctgaggaggaggaaggagagccgGTGCCCGATGAGGAGGAAGGAGAGCCGgtgcccgaggaggaggaggaggagtga
- the LOC123156835 gene encoding uncharacterized protein isoform X1, translating into MSMSSIHLFPSYSIECATDPTAAAAPIPLGPPDSACPSPSAAAAPLPFGPADSLCPSPSAAATMDDFVLRSGVRVGLKREFAFAIASQAALAPSLGRTRSSRSSTAAAVLSPPTTKPKPSSRSSKRSRPSASAPAKRARSRPPDPDPAAADPPRDPPPPPAAADADVPVDAPFAAATPIANGPQLPPAAADGDAPVRAPLAAASPTANGPQPPPAAAVAVAGDEPVLALFAANAPTTSAPQPPPQQRQQEEAFFIPPETPPRRVTRSMLSPAPAPATAPPQPARPRPKPKPMLKPKQEPVDEPTDHLQPYPGGLTGGVASPASPRRFTRSLLQQVKQPPTDDGDNDESGTTTASSSPSPSPKSKSTKRGASLKAKSEGPDGIPKNLRELFATGLLEGQPVNYFMNKGKRPVLRGVIKDTGILCSCTSCKGRNVVSPFYFEVHAGSHKKRPSDYIFLESGNTLHDVLRACTDATVDTLESAILGAIGPVPKKRTVTCQDCKSSFKTSRAGKFASFCEICLESKEVQSTARPRGRPPKNLSPGTKTTSAASPTSSYGAKTTRAGSPTSYGRVPRNFYPVAKTISAAASPTSSGRVPKNFSPGSKPTSAGRITRKDHGLHKLVFMSGVLAEGTDVGYYVQGKRLLDGHITEHGIYCYCCNTVVSPSQFEGHAGRAARRKPYHNIYISNGVSLHELSVSLSKGRKPSEKQNDDLCTICSDGGELLLCDSCPRAFHRECVGLSSVPKGAWCCRYCENRQQREGYLAYNNNAIAAGRVDGVDSIGQIFMRSIRIATAPQGAFGGCALCKQHDFGKRKFSERTVLLCDQCGREYHVGCLKEHNMADLTALPEGAWFCSTVCVEICEALKDLVSRGAEPVPAVDADLIKKKRAEKGLNDDGDLDVRWRVLRDKSSEDSKLVLSKAVGIFHESFDPIIQAGTGRDLIPAMVYGYAIYPYVPYLSVNKTPKSYDVSRFRRSVRDQDYTGMYCAVLTVGKTVVSAGLFRVMGNVAAELPLVATSRDNQGLGYFQALFACIERVLSSLKVKHFVLPAAEEAVLIWTQRFGFGKITQDKLLEYLKGGRPTVFHGTSTLHKPIPVAEAEAEADARVPEEEEEAPVPVPEEGEPVPEEEEGEPVPDEEEGEPVPEEEEEE; encoded by the exons ATGTCTATGTCTTCCATCCATCTTTTCCCCTCGTATTCAATTGAATGCGCCACcgatcccaccgccgccgccgcccccatcccGTTGGGGCCGCCGGATTCGGCCTGCCCtagccctagcgccgccgccgcccccctcccgtTCGGGCCGGCGGATTCGCTCTGCCccagccctagcgccgccgccaccatGGACGACTTCGTGCTCCGCTCCGGCGTGCGCGTGGGGCTGAAGCGGGAGTTCGCCTTCGCCATCGCCTCCCAGGCCGCCCTCGCCCCCTCCCTCGGCCGCACCCGCTCCTCCCGctcatccaccgccgccgccgtcctctcccCGCCGACCACCAAGCCCAagccctcctcccgctcctccaagCGCTCCCGCCCATCGGCCTCGGCGCCGGCCAAGCGCGCCCGCTCGCGGCCCCCGGATCCGGACCCCGCCGCCGCGGATCCGCCGCGGGATCCTCctcctccccccgccgccgccgacgcggaTGTGCCGGTTGACGCACCGTTCGCTGCCGCCACGCCCATCGCAAACGGGCCCCAactgcctcccgccgccgccgacggggatGCGCCGGTGCGCGCCCCGCTCGCTGCCGCCTCGCCCACCGCAAACGGGCCccagccgcctcccgccgccgccgtcgccgtcgccggggaTGAGCCGGTGCTCGCCCTATTCGCCGCCAACGCGCCCACCACAAGCGCGCCCCAACCGCCTCCGCAGCAGAGGCAGCAGGAGGAGGCCTTCTTCATCCCGCCGGAGACGCCGCCCAGGCGGGTCACCCGCTCCATGCTCTCCCCTGCCCCCGCCCCCGCCACCGCTCCCCCCCAGCCCGCCAGACCCAGACCCAAACCCAAACCCATGCTCAAGCCCAAGCAGGAGCCCGTGGACGAGCCCACCGACCACCTCCAGCCCTACCCCGGGGGACTCACCGGAGGCGTAGCAAGCCCGGCCTCGCCGCGCCGCTTCACCAGGTCGCTCTTGCAACAGGTCAAGCAGCCGCCCACCGACGACGGCGACAACGACGAGTCAGGCACCACCACCGCCAGCAGCTCCCCGTCGCCCTCCCCCAAGAGCAAGAGCACCAAGCGCGGCGCCAGCCTCAAGGCCAAGTCAGAGGGGCCAGATGGAATCCCCAAGAACCTCAGGGAGCTCTTCGCCACCGGCTTGCTCGAGGGCCAGCCCGTCAACTACTTCATGAACAAGGGGAAG CGACCAGTACTCCGTGGAGTCATCAAAGACACCGGCATATTGTGCTCTTGCACTTCATGTAAAGGCCGAAAT GTCGTTTCACCTTTTTATTTCGAGGTGCATGCCGGGAGTCATAAAAAGCGACCCTCCGATTACATTTTCCTGGAAAGTGGAAATACTCTGCATGATGTATTGAGGGCGTGCACGGATGCTACCGTAGACACACTGGAATCTGCAATACTGGGAGCAATAGGCCCTGTGCCTAAGAAGAGGACAGTGACGTGCCAGGACTGCAAAA GTTCGTTCAAAACTTCCCGCGCTGGAAAATTTGCTTCCTTCTGCGAGATATGTCTGGAGTCTAAGGAAGTTCAGAGTACGGCAAG GCCGAGAGGACGGCCACCTAAGAATCTCTCCCCAGGGACGAAAACCACAAGTGCAGCAAGCCCAACTTCATCATATG GAGCGAAGACCACACGCGCAGGAAGTCCAACTTCATACGGCAGGGTGCCTAGGAATTTCTACCCAGTAGCCAAGACAATAAGTGCAGCAGCAAGCCCAACTTCATCTGGCAGGGTGCCTAAGAATTTCTCCCCAGGATCGAAGCCTACAAGTGCAGGAAGAATTACAAGAAA GGACCATGGCTTGCACAAGTTGGTTTTCATGAGTGGTGTTTTGGCAGAGGGCACAGACGTCGGCTATTATGTCCAGGGAAAG AGGTTGCTGGATGGCCACATAACGGAACATGGAATCTATTGTTATTGCTGCAACACAGTG GTTAGCCCTTCACAGTTTGAAGGCCACGCTGGCCGAGCTGCTCGACGCAAACC TTACCACAACATATACATTTCCAATGGCGTTTCACTACACGAGCTGTCGGTTTCTCTTTCAAAAGGCCGAAAACCTTCAGAAAAGCAGAACGATGACTTATGCACCATCTGTTCAGATGGCGGGGAGCTTCTTCTTTGTGACTCCTGTCCGAGAGCTTTTCACAGAG AATGTGTTGGCTTGTCTTCTGTACCGAAGGGAGCTTGGTGTTGCCGGTATTGTGAAAATAGGCAACAGAGAGAAGGTTATTTGGCATACAACAACAATGCAATAGCCGCTGGGAGGGTCGATGGAGTTGATTCCATCGGACAAATATTTATGCGGTCGATCCGTATTGCCACAGCACCTCAGGGTGCATTTGGTGGATGCGCATTGTGCAA GCAACATGATTTTGGCAAAAGGAAATTTAGCGAACGAACTGTGCTGCTCTGTGATCAA TGTGGGAGGGAATATCACGTTGGATGCCTGAAAGAACACAACATGGCTGACTTGACG GCATTGCCCGAGGGAGCATGGTTTTGTTCCACTGTATGTGTGGAGATCTGCGAGGCACTGAAGGACCTAGTCAGTCGTGGAGCAGAACCTGTTCCTGCCGTGGATGCTGATCTCATAAAGAAGAAGCGTGCGGAGAAAGGTTTGAACGACGATGGCGACCTTGATGTTAGATGGAGGGTTTTGAGGGACAAAAGTTCAGAAGATAGTAAACTGGTGCTGTCCAAGGCGGTTGGTATTTTCCAT GAATCATTTGATCCTATCATCCAAGCTGGGACTGGGCGAGACCTGATTCCAGCCATGGTCTATGGGTATGCCATTTACCCGTACGTACCATACTTGAGCGTAAACAAGACACCTAAGTCGTATGATGTTTCTCGTTTCAGGAGGAGCGTAAGGGATCAAGATTACACAGGGATGTACTGTGCGGTGTTAACTGTCGG CAAGACGGTGGTTTCTGCTGGACTCTTCCGTGTGATGGGCAACGTAGCCGCGGAGCTCCCCTTGGTCGCGACGAGCAGGGATAACCAAGGCTTG GGGTACTTCCAGGCGCTGTTTGCGTGCATCGAGCGGGTGCTGTCGTCCCTGAAGGTGAAGCACTTTGTgctgccggcggcggaggaggcggtgtTGATCTGGACGCAGCGGTTCGGGTTTGGCAAGATAACCCAGGACAAG CTGCTGGAGTACCTCAAGGGCGGGCGGCCGACGGTGTTCCATGGCACGTCGACCCTGCACAAGCCTATCCCGGTGgctgaggcggaggcggaggcggatgcGCGGGTgcctgaggaggaggaagaagcgcCGGTGCCGGTGCCGGAGGAAGGAGAGCCGGTgcctgaggaggaggaaggagagccgGTGCCCGATGAGGAGGAAGGAGAGCCGgtgcccgaggaggaggaggaggagtga